From a region of the Hemibagrus wyckioides isolate EC202008001 linkage group LG06, SWU_Hwy_1.0, whole genome shotgun sequence genome:
- the LOC131354691 gene encoding zinc-binding protein A33-like isoform X1, with translation MASNFSEEDFSCPVCCEIFKDPVVLPCSHSVCKVCLQQFWEAKESRECPVCRRKSSKGEPPINLALKNLCETFLQERNQSSSSGSETVCSLHSEKLKLFCLDHQQPVCLVCRDSRKHTNHKFCPIDEAVTDCKEEIKTALKLLQEKLKIFKDCKLNWSQTAEHIKIQAQHTERQIKEQFEKLHQFLRDEEAVRITALREEEEQKSQMMKEKIEKLSRDTSSLSDTIRAVEEEMRAEDVLFLQNYKATVKRAQCTLQHPEELSGALIHVAKHLANLKFRVWEKMQDTVQYTPITLDPNTVHPKLIVSDDLTSLRLSDEKQKLPDNPERFDEYSCILGSEGFNSGTHCWDVEVGDCTYWLVGVMTESAQRKGKIISRSGIWFVWNKDGKYLACSTPQSVTHLSVEQKLQRIRVKLDWDRGKLSFSDPLTNTHLHTFTHTFTDKLLPYLGVYGKESPLKILPLQCSVRVNQIS, from the exons atggcttCTAACTTTTCAGAGGAGGATTTCTCCTGTCCTGTGTGCTGTGAAATCTTCAAGGATCCTGTTGTTCTGCCCTgcagtcacagtgtgtgtaaagtgtgtttgcAGCAGTTCTGGGAGGCCAAAGAATCCAGAGAATGTCCTGTATGTAGGAGGAAGTCATCTAAGGGGGAACCTCCCATAAATCTGGCCTTAAAGAACCTGTGTGAGACTTTCTTACAGGAGAGAAATCAGAGCTCTTCATCAGGGTCTGAAACAGTCTGCAGTCTGCACAGTGAGAAACTCAAACTCTTCTGTCTGGACCATCAACAGccggtgtgtttggtgtgtcgGGACTCAAGGAAACACACCAACCACAAATTCTGCCCCATTGATGAGGCAGTGACAGACTGtaag GAGGAGATCAAAACTGCACTGAAGCTCCTACAGGAGAAACTGAAGATCTTTAAAGACTGTAAACTGAACTGGAGTCAGACTGCAGAACATATAAAG ATTCAGGCCCAACACACAGAGCGTCAGATTAAGGAGCAGTTTGAGAAGCTTCACCAGTTTCTACGAGATGAAGAGGCAGTCAGGATCACTgcactgagagaggaagaggagcagaagagtcagatgatgaaggagaagattgagaagctgagcagaGACACATCATCTCTTTCAGACACAATCAGAGCCGTAGAAGAGGAGATGAGAGCTGAAGACGTCCTGTTCTTACAA AACTACAAGGCCACAGTGAAAAG AGCCCAGTGCACACTGCAGCATCCAGAGGAGCTTTCAGGAGCACTGATCCATGTGGCAAAACATCTGGCCAACCTGAAGTTCAGAGTCTGGGAGAAGATGCAGGACACTGTCCAATACA caCCTATAACTCTGGACCCCAACACTGTTCATCCTAAACTCATTGTATCTGATGATCTGACCAGTCTGAGACTCAGTGATGAGAAACAGAAACTTCCTGAtaatccagagagatttgatgAATATTCGTGTATCCTGGGCTCTGAGGGCTTTAACTCAGGGACACACTGCTGGGATGTTGAAGTTGGAGACTGTACGTACTGGTTAGTGGGTGTGATGACAGAATCTGCTCAGAGGAAGGGGAAGATAATCTCCAGAAGTGGAATCTGGTTTGTGTGGAATAAAGATGGTAAATATTTGGCATGTTCTACAccacagtcagtcactcacctCTCAGTAGAACAGAAACTCcagaggatcagagtgaaactGGACTgggacagaggaaagctgtcaTTCTCtgaccctctcactaacacacacttacacactttcacacacacatttactgataaATTACTGCCATATCTAGGTGTTTATGGTAAAGAATCTCCTCTAAAGATCCTGCCACTTCAGTGCTCTGTAAGAGTGAATCAGATCAGTTAG